TGGATAAGGCCCTCTCCGAGCAAGGGCTCGTcatcttttcttctttttattttcttttttttatttgcataaaatatggtacaacaagGTGATATTGGAAAGGTTTTCCCGTACAGTGACATATTTTGCTGGTTAAGCATGCAAATGTTATCTTAAAGCTATAAGTCTTAATCATACATGAGTTCAGCAAGACCAAGTACAAGATCCTCCGGGTGACGTTCCACAATACTTTACGACACCGCCATCGTCTTCACTGGTGCTTCATGGGAAGATGTTCAGAAATTCGCGGAGACTGGACTTGTAACTATTAATGAATGGCTTAAGAACAATATTCTTACGTTAAATACcaccaaaacaaattatatatgtCACAGTATATACAGTAATACACAACCTGTTAATAGTTTCGACATTAAAATACATAGCTGCTGCAACAATGTACTAAACTGCTCCCAGCGAACCTGTCCcaccatactaaaagttgatagCACCAAATATCTGGGTGTCTTTGTGGATCGGGGACTCTCTTGGTACCAACATCTCGAATATGTTATATTACGACTACGAAAGCTTAATtggatttttaaaaatttaagacaTGCGGTGCCAAGAGCTGTCCCGGATTCCCATGGCCACAGTAGAGACATTTTAAAAGAGATCTACACATCGTTGGTTCAGCCCGTGTTAACCTATTGTTTGCCTGTTTGGGGTGGTGCTGCCAAGACTCGCTTTATAGACGTAGAGAGAGCTCAGCGTAGTCTTCTCAAAATTATGTACTTTAAGAAGATGTGGTTCTCAACTGACAAGTTATAtcaattgtgtaagttgcttactgtcagaaaattatatatactaACCTCTGTTCTAAGAAAGCACAAAACAACTACTTTTGATTGCAACATTTTGACAAGACGGAGGAAAGATATTGCTATGCACCTACCTAAAACCAACACCACTTTTGCTAGTAGACAGTATAATAAGCGTTCATCGCacctatataatactttaaataaatcACTAGATATATACCCAAAGCTACAAtatgatgtaaaaaataaaataacaaattggtTGGAAGATAAAAACTACGATCAGGTGGAAGACTTACTAGGATATGTAGCCTAGCCTAGCctagccacacacacacacacacacacacgcgcacacacacacacacacacacacacacacacacacacacacacacacacacacacacacacacacacacacacacacaattaataaagaaacatagcTTTAagaatagtataatactaaataattgtaatttggatatggaagagcggtgcctcctagcacaggttattttgtaaataacttaaaaggagACACCAGCCactataatatttgtaaagtttttgaatgaaataaaacaattttgatttgattttgattttttgacaATAAGGAGTCCGTCGAGAAGGCCCTGAAGCTGGACCGCGAGCTGCGCGTCAACGGGTTCCTGGTGACCGTCTCGAAGTACCGCGACGAGGACGAGCAGAAGGCGCACTCCGCCAACGCCAACAAGAACAAGCGGCAGCACCCGCAGCAGCAGAACCGCAACGCAACCGCTAACACCAATGTCAGCCCCAACGCCAATCCGAACCCCAACCGCCAGAACAACTACCGGCCTCGCGGTGGCGCATTCAACGCGCGCGGCAACTTCAGAGGCGGTCGCGGCCGCGGCGGTTTCCCCACGCGCGGGTTCCCGGCTCGCGGCGGATTCGGCGCACACGTAAACAGCTACGCCATCCCCGGATTCATGGGCGGTTTCATGAACGACGGCCAGCGGCCGAACAAGCGGCCCCGGCTGTAAGCGGCCCTCAGAATCCGTGTGTGTGCGTCCTACAGACTACAGTGACATGTTACTTGGAGTATCATATAATAAATCTAGCGAATTGTATTTACATAAGTGCATGGAATATAAGAGTAAGTTATTGTCTTTTTGCAGGTAATAAATACTATTACTAACAATTAGTTGTTAGTAATAGTATCATTTCCAAAGTCCGTTGTCAATGTTGGAATTCGTTGGTGCCCTTcaataatttttcatttctcttgatctgaaagagggtcattgttgttctaaaagttgTGCAGAACGACGTTGtgtgatacgtgtctgcactaaagcattttacgttcgaagtacgatttttctTTTACTATAAACTATAAGCATTTAAATTTTGAGTTAAAATGgaattgttatacaatttccattctgatatttttactgtgcagaaaatgatacgttgtctgcactagagcattttatcTCTCCTTTTTGGAcctgggtatgtccttaaactacgtccaaaagagaggtagcATTTTATCTCTCctttttggacccgggtatgtccctAAACTACGTccgaaagagaggtatgggcactgtgaatgacatctcgctttgtgtgctTGACATGCCCTTGAAGGGAGTGTCCAAAAGAGAAATATGGGCATTGTGCATGACATCTCGCTTTTTGTGGTAggctggtagggcacaggacagcggatgtcattccagatgtagagcagagcccaactggggaggtacctccaccttacagaaaaccgcagccaaataacaatagaccctactcatagtgttgtgttcctgccggtgagtaaggttgccagagctcgagggagaggagtgttagggtcggcaacgcgcatgtaactcctctgtaGTTGCAGGCgtgcataggctacggagactgcttaacatcaggcgggccgtatgcttgtttgccaccgacgtagtattaaaaaaaaagagtcCCCATTGTTCTCCTCGGGCTCCACGGCCTCCGCCACCTCCTCCGGCACCTCCTCCACCGCCTGCTTCTTAGCCACCTGGGCTTTCGCGCCGCGACCTCTCTTCTGAACCACCATtgtcaattatttaatttacgtGGAGATAAGTTCAAAACGGCGAAAACAATCGACGCTACAATTTAAACGAATTATTAAATGTAAAAAGTGATGTTGAtagttttgtatgaataatATTCAAGCTTATTGTTATAAGgaggtattacaaattacaaccagTGTTGTCTGTTGTATGATCTTTATATTTCGACAAGCCTCCcgcttgaaccacatatgagataacacccttgtaactcagccctaattaagggaatttatcaacttgcagcgccatctatagCGCCACTCAAGTACTAATGTCGCCCGGTTGCTAGCGCTCGGCTGCTCTCTCGTCAGTACGCTTTTGTAACTCAGCCGAGCAACACGTTTACAAAGCAAGTTTAAAGAAGATCGAGAAATTTCAAATCGTGAAAATGTTTTGAATACCTTCGACTTCGTGACATTCCGCTCGGTGCCCATGGCCCACCGACGAGACGCAGTGACCTTCCTATAGGCACCGTCATAAAAAATACACGGGTAAGTACTTATGCCTCATGGCGTCGTCCTGTGGGACGTGGAAGAATTTTGAATACCTCCGACTTCGTGAAATTCCGCTCGGTGCCCATGGCCCAGCGACGAGACGCAGTGACCTTACTACAGGCACCGTCACAAAAAATACACGGGTACTTATGCCTCATGGTTTCGTCCTCAGGGACGACAAGCGTCGTCCtgtgagacgacatggcgtcgtcccgtgagacgacatggtgtCGTCTCGTAAGACGACATGgtgtcgtcccgtgagacgacatgacgTCGCCCCGTGAGATGACATGGCGTCGACCCGTAAGACGACATGGCGTCGACCCGTaagacgacatggcgtcgtcccgtgagacgacaaagcgtcgtcccgtgagacgacatggcgtcgtctCGTGAGACGACTTGGCATCCCTGTGGAACGCCAAGCGTCGTCCGGTAAAACGACAAGGCGTCGTCCTGATGAGTTACGTCATCCTGTGGAAAGATATCGCGTCATCCCGTGGTATCGTCCCGTGAGAAGATATTGCGTCGCCCCGTAGAACTACATTCCGTTGTTCGATAAGACGACATTTTGTCGTATCGTGAGACCCTAATGTGTCGTCCTATGAGACGGCATCGTATCGTCCTCTGAAATGACAATGAAATGACGTTGTCTTGTTAGACAAACAACCGTTGTCTCATGGTCTACCATTAATACGGTGGCGGACGTCTTATTGGTCGCATTATTGTTCGATGTCTGCTTGGTcggtctcacattttttttaagatctGCATGGTCCTGATATTACCCATGTGCGACCCGGTTAGTCTACGTCATCGATCTAATTGTGTGTCACCTTTTAGGACGATGAGCAGCTGAATTTCTATTGACGGGTTTGGCGCGAAATTGATAACGAAACGCAGTTACAGTAAATCTTGGTTGTGTACAAATGTTGGTCTTGGTCGATAACAAACAAGGAATTGTTTGCCGTGAACGAACCTAAAAAACtaacctacatatatacattctGAGGATCGTAACTGTATAACCAACTGCAAAATGGCAGTTAAGAAACTGTGCAGAGGGAAAAGCACAGAGTGAAAAACCTTGTGTTATACTTTGCCCAACTAGATCCTTTACCAAAACGAGAGAGGGGGAGGCAAGGAAAATCGACATCAGTTttaaagaagaaaagaagattAAAACTCTCTCCTCTGAATAGGAAGTACACGTAAAATACAAATTCGTTTAAGACTGTCATATTATGATATATATGAGTGAAAAATCATCGCACTTAATCCCTCTTTTGAATGACTAGTCAGGTTTTGATAGTCTTTTTGGGTATACTAAAGCATCTCCTGTATCCTCTTCTAATGTTGACTATAGTCTATAGCTACAAAATAGCGGCCTGTCACAAAGAGAAACCTTTGCGCTAGTCTAGAAATTATCTATATTTCAAAACGTCTACTAAGTAGCTGTCACACAGAGACCACAGAACTAAGAGTAACACGTAGAAAACATACCTTCTATCACATTCCGTTCAAAAAGCCGAACTAACAAAAGCATTTATAATGCTCTATTCACATCAATCAGGTAGAAACTTGTAAACTCAGCTTCAAATGCTGTAAGTAACGAGCTCCACTTTGGAAGATTATCTTAGCAGCGggttttaaatcataatacgTTGACCGCAAACGTTCTAGTTCCATTTCAAAGAGTTCCATTACTATTAATATAACTATCGGAAACGGAATGGTATTTGTAGCAGGTGCTTTTACAGAATTACTAAAAGGACTACAATACTAATTTAATATGGCCTTCCGCATTGTCACCCATGATTGATCAATAGGAGTGGAAACATCGGTTTCGTTAGTGGTAGATGTTATATGTCTGACGAAGCTtccctttgtgtaaataaagaaagaaattaTGAAAAGATTTTTCGGTAGTTCAGTTAGAGTGGAGTTACTGATCCTGTGTACCGAAAAATCTAAATGAACTTGGAAGTCTTTAACTCAAACGACTACACatgataaaacaataaaactcgTTAATTGCTCCGAGGGTTTGTTTGATTTTCCAATAAGACAAATAAATGAAATCACTTCAAAATCTTTGAAACCATGTGGACTGCGGGGCAAGCCattatatgtacagtcgccatcagatatatcggagcggccaaggtgctcacaaatatctgaacacgcctctattgtcaaggcgctaggtgcgtgttcagatatttttgagcacctcggccgctccgatatatctgatggcgactgtacatacaaaGGTACAACGTACGCAAACGTACATACAAGAGtaatatttagaaaatatttgcaGGCAGTCACCGATAGCAGAGACCTGATTCGAAAAGAGCACGGATCGGAAATACAAACCCTTCTTTCGATTTCTAGTTGAGATGTTTCCCTTCCTACGAAGTAGTCACATGCTTTTACAAAAGAACTATAACATACGGCGTTTTAGGCCAAAGGCACCCAAGTTCAAGATAATATGTAATATTCTTAAAGGAATACCAGAAAGAAATTCAACTGATATACAAAGttcaaattgtttttatttgtgagtatatgtcaaactgattacagtagcggtaaataaatatttgtagcactatactacctagtcggctcataagttctgtcatatacatagtatcaaataaaatcaaaagtttaagtttattccgtataatttgtacagcgtttgaaagcttataaactagagaatctaaatgtataacatttattcaaaatgaccgccataattatctacacaggcttgaagtcttcgtggccagtcgtcaatggattcacgcaccactttcatgtcgatattggccactgccgtagcaagagattttttcagcgagtctagatttgcatgaggttttgagcacaccttttcctctaaatactgccatattttatagtctaaaggattaagatctgggctagaggagggccaatcttcatgccgtataaagtcgattttattggaggcgagccaggcttgtgtagactttgccttatgggctggagcagagtcctgctggaaaacccaatgctggtttagaaacatcgtatgggatattggtttcacaatattagtcaacaccgtgtcttggtacactttggcactagtttttactcctttctcacaaaaatgcatactagtgacgcccgcataagaaactcccagcaaAACCAttacagatgaagggtgatgacctctttgaatacggggaatgctattagacgcttctttactattgcgagcgtacactctatcattttgtttattacagttttcttctatgtcaaaaattttctcgtccgaaaacagtatacaacggtgcttatttttagcgtacttcttcaataaagctttagatcttttaagccttaaagctttaagccgaccattgagaagatggccagtttttcgtttataagcacgaagtctcaggtcttgattaagcactcttttcaccgtgtttttgctcaaacccatctggagggccataactttttgtttcctagcgggatttctggcaatgcgtgccctaattgcttgtacaaccgctggagtcctagctgtacgcggacgaccgcttcttttcttgtcatttaaactagagacctcactgtatctttctatggtacgatacacaaatcttagagaattttaaattttcaagtagcttaaaaattttagtcggcgagtgaccacaacgatatagtgcaattattgcggtacggctatctttaagcgtccactccatgttgaagaaaacagaaaattgcaaaattatactactcaaatatttaataaagattcgaaattcaaatgcagaacggtttttgttttaggagttccaaatttaaattttaaaggccagtgacagaacttatgagccgactaggtataccctgcctgatggcACAATTGCATGAAAGTCAATAATCAACATACAACGTCCTTGCATTGCTAAATCTcttatcaaaattaatatttggtGATGAATGCATCTACACGTGTCAAGGGTCAATAGGAACTGTGCCACGGCACCACACGCGCGACGGCGCTAGCGCAGCACTTGAGATTAGATTACGTTATGAAGCTCGACCCGTGgacataaacaaataatactgtaatgtaatgcaaTTTGTCTTAGTCTCACGAAAGTTTCGCAATTGGTTTTAATAGGTTGCACTACAATTTAAAGTGGATATTATTATTCAATGATTAAAATATCTTCTAAAATATTCTACTTGGTAGACACATCTTCAGTAAACGCACAGTATCATGGAGAGATGCCATCCATAACAACTGGAGTTGTCAGCATCACTTTAAATTTACAATCATCAACACCATACGATTGTCACCTGCGTGTCAGTACTCAGTAATTCTGTTCATTCGCCATTCGTTACATTCGCTTGCATGACTGacaagtatataatataagctCAGTTGAAGCGGTACCAGCCTAACGGCATGTTTTCAGTTATCTGTGGATAGTAAATTTAGCAGCATAATtgacacttaaaataaataggagCCTACCATTTCATATAAGAATTATTAACTATTCATAGCTTAATATTAATATGGTTGTTTTAAAGCAACCCTCACCTAAAACCAATCAATAAGGATGTATTATCGGCTCAGTTGAAACTACTACTAGCTGCAAGTTGTTACTAGATATTAAAGTGCTAAATCGTGAAATGATGTATTTTCTTCTTCATTTTCTGACGCTACTTTCAGGCAGAGCAGTACTCGATTCGAAATACAATTCAATTATTTCCGCAAATAAACACATTATGTATACATTACGGAATTTGTTGTAATTATGTAGTGGGCTATGTACAAATGAAGCTGGtatagtaaataactattaatgtctaaaaatacaaacatttggTTATTCgtgcatattaaaatacatattacattacatctGACCTATACTTAccaatttacatttaattgatagaaaatactttaaatcaGAGAGGACCCAGGGTTTTTCCAATTAGTTACGAATTGAAACAGATTTTTGGATGGATCGGCAGTTCTATATTTCATTGTGTTAAGCAGTAGACAAGTagaatccttttttttttaataataattatcattacattatacAACATAACGTATTTATCATTTTCACCTAGTGGGGTGTTGTAAGGAAAGCATCAGAGGTAGTGTGGACGGGTTTGATATAAAACTCACTTGATGGGGTTCACTTTGCAAGCATCACAGCTCGCGTAGCTTCAGATGTGATTCAGCATACTTACATAGTCGCAATGAATAACTTTAGTTATGTTGCCAGTCAGTGCTAACGATTGTCGTATCTATCGATAATTACAAATGAGGAAATTCTAGTCATGAAGGTTTGACGCAAACAATCTTTTGGTATATCAATACGGAATATATTTCAAGCCCATATTCTTATTATgtgatttttgcataaatattataactatcAGTCACAGGTCACAGTACGCCCGGGCCAGCGGCAGCAGAGGTTTAAACACGtctcatatgtggttcaagcgTGAGGCAAGGATACCTAAATAGAACCGTTTTtcccccgaagggtaaaaaacggataTTTAGGTTCCTGCCGAAGCTTGAACCACGCCTAAGGGCCTTGCCGGCTTATACATATGGTACTGACGAGAAAGCAGCCGAGCGCTAGCAACCGGGCGACATTAGTACTTGAGTGgcgcgatagatggcgctgcaagttgataaattcccttaattagggctgagttacaagggtgttatctcatatgtggttcaagcCACTTCAAGCTTCGGCAGGAACCTAAAtatccgttttttacccttcgggggaaaaacggttgtattttagaaaatgttagaaaatatacttaaaaattCTTTCTAGTCCCAATGCATACTGAAAGGTCCCAAATGGGTCTGTAAATATTACTTAGGTATAatgtgtcatttaaaaaaaagttcataTCATTAAAACTGCTTCAAATTATGcacaatattttgaaaaacgtAACTAGTTAACTAGggcaatttattatattttttatggaaTTCCATCTCATCCATATTCTATATGATTGTAAATATAAtcacaaaaaattactttaaataacTGAAACcagcaataataaaataattatttatttactaatataACAGTTACCATCTGAGATAATTATTGTTTAtgctaaattattttaataaagtttaaatgatAAGGCAgaatggtatttttattttttcaacatgagtgtatttatgaaaatatacaaCTACTAAAGATATCTAtgaattaacataaaaaatgtagCTTACACACTAACATCTTGCTACAAAAGACTTAAATGgagttaaataaaaattgcaaaaaataaacatgGCTAACTAAGCATTTTCTGATAGACCAGTGGTGGGCAAACTTTCTCCATGGGGGGAGAAAAagttaaagaaatttaaaaggAGGGCCAGAATTGCAgcaaaaatttattttgatttgcgATTATCGTGGGCCAATGTCATATACTAATTATTCATTGGAACAGCGGCAGGCCAGATAAAATCTTTTTGCAGGCCGTACTTTGCCCATCACTGAgttagaccaaagatagatataactccgtaatagatggatacagtctaaggaaaaaacgtgcctcgaaaatcaagaaaatttgattctccttcagagggcgctactagctttggcctactgtcgtatagatggcgttgacggtttcgtttgttatttaacaattttaacgcatatcagtgaaagaacatgggtcaaaatcataaaaataattaatgcaaataaaaaaaatcatttatccatatttaaatacattttatggtatttttataaatcttcatttttagttttaaagtgtgtcgacagatggcagtgaattttctgtggttacaaaatttactatgacagtaccgctctagtataagttactttatggttaGACCAAACTAGTAGTATAATAAGTAGTAAGTGCACTTAGCTTATTGTTGATGTGCTCGTAAATTCCAACATGCTTTACTTTAGAAAACCGAAATCAAACCCTACAAACATTACATAAGGTTTCCCTTACTGAAAATTTTACCAATCGCATCGCGGGATTTACAAGTGCAACAACATTATATTTCATCTGCGACTTGGTGCTATAgtttgtgcggaaagagaaggctcgtggaatgtatgggacCTAATACATTCCACGTCTCtactctttccgaacagactatgTAGCTATGTCGTTACTACCAACaactttagttaattaaaaTGACATGTAAGACTAGAATTAATATTACAACTCTACTGCATATTTATCTGTATGTAACCTTGCATTTTCCATAAATTTATCAACATCATATTTATATTCATTAGCGACATCCAGCATCAGTGGGTCATCAGGGTTCGGGTTAGCAAGTAATGCCTGTATAGATATGAGTAGATATTCTAGTGTGATTGTAGGCAGCCATGCTCCTTTGGGAGGCATTTTCAACATATCCATGCAGATACGGCCCCCTGAAagccaaaatatatattttaaaacaggTTTTGATTATAATTTACAAGGCTAAAGGTTACACACATCAAAGTTAATGAACTACATGTTCAGTGATCAAAATATCAACGCATTTTTCACTTAGTGAtgtaaaatcaaacaaaaagaATCACAGGACTTTAAACATTTACCTTTATCAATATTCGGATGGTAGACTGGTGTTATGAATTTGACGATGGGCGGCTCGAATGGATACTTCTCTGGAATGGTTATAGTGAGCTTGAACGAGCCGTTTTCGTACGGAGAACCCTTGGGTCCAAGCATTTTTACCAGTAACACATCACACTGATCTTCTTTCTCCGGGTGGCAGCTCACGCCCCATGGCGGTTTTGTTTGGAATAGTTTTACTTCTCGGGCCAGTCTAGCAGTGCGTGCACTCGATATCATTgtattcattgtttttatttatataaaacaataaattcagTTAATTAAGAGTTGTAAAATAATGCAACAAGCGCGCGATATAATTCGATTAATTCGGAttcattcaaattcaaatgtcgagtgtcaactgtcagtgtcaattttttttttttggattttatgGCGGCTGTCAAGTGTCAAATCTAAACGTTAAAGTTGCCTGCTCAAAAGATAACATTACccgaataaaactgaaaaataatacaaaatcttTTACCCCCTTTgtcttatttatattataaacaaatcaTTATAAATATTAGTGCATACTGActcaaaaattataattatttggcattaaataagttttccattttatgtttaacaaattaaataatataacatcGTTCAAAATACCAGTAAAATGGGTACATTACTGTAGCTGGCAACTTTATTCATAGACAATGGGcaatttgcaatttttttttttattcgtccttCTGGACAGGCCATAGGCCATACTGCCTCTATTTTAGTGTCTGTGATTTTAGTTTAATAAGAacacacactcgcgttcgcggcttcgcgccacgtagtctggagcggctaAAGGAAAATCTAACAGCCACACAACAAAAACCATAGACAAACGATCGACCCGTTCCACAACTGGATCGTGTGAAACAGTTAACAAATgtcaaa
This DNA window, taken from Cydia strobilella chromosome 21, ilCydStro3.1, whole genome shotgun sequence, encodes the following:
- the LOC134751286 gene encoding uncharacterized protein LOC134751286 encodes the protein FDNKESVEKALKLDRELRVNGFLVTVSKYRDEDEQKAHSANANKNKRQHPQQQNRNATANTNVSPNANPNPNRQNNYRPRGGAFNARGNFRGGRGRGGFPTRGFPARGGFGAHVNSYAIPGFMGGFMNDGQRPNKRPRL
- the LOC134750994 gene encoding ubiquitin-conjugating enzyme E2 T-like; its protein translation is MNTMISSARTARLAREVKLFQTKPPWGVSCHPEKEDQCDVLLVKMLGPKGSPYENGSFKLTITIPEKYPFEPPIVKFITPVYHPNIDKGGRICMDMLKMPPKGAWLPTITLEYLLISIQALLANPNPDDPLMLDVANEYKYDVDKFMENARLHTDKYAVEL